A single region of the Gloeomargarita sp. SRBZ-1_bins_9 genome encodes:
- a CDS encoding mannose-1-phosphate guanyltransferase: protein MIRAVVMAGGAGTRLRPLTCDLPKPLLPVLNRPILEHSLTWLRGHGLTELVVTLHYLPDTVQSYFQDGRDWGVQVSYAVEELRPLGTAGSVRQVLSLLPETFVVVSGDVLTDVHLPAAIAFHRQRGAKLTVILTQVPDPAEFGVVVTDGEGRIVRLLEKPTPGEVFSDTVNMGAYVVEPEALAYLPPDQPADFAQDVLPYLLAQGEPVYGFVAKGYWCDVGNLERYRQVQWDALTGKVHVSLGYRQVQNGLWLGEQVRLDPTVTWEGPVLIGHNCRIGPGVQLGAGTVIGDNCLIESQADLKRAVLLNGVIVGEESHLRACVVGRGSRIGRRAQVLEGAVLGHLCQVGEEALVQERCRVWPGKYIEPGATVNTNLIWGTGARRHLFGLRGVSGLANVDITPELAIRLGAAFGSCLPPGAKVQVSRDQRKVSRMISRSVIAGLMSVGVQVQNLEATAIPVSRLVARMSRVDGGIHVRLDPDRVGHVLIEFLDSQGVNISPALEKKIEATLVREEFRRAALADIGDMVIPARVVDWYCEAFEEQLQVEAIRQSRARVVVDYAHGVSGALLPELLVRYGCDPLVLNASLRQTPLTPQEREASLQQLGRVVEAVRAHLGVQIWANGERLVLVDETGQAIQGSRLTAVVMELVLAGQPRGAVAVPVTTSSLVEQVARHHEGQVIRTKANPTALMRACQEKPRLLCAGSGELGFIFPQLHPGFDAMFTTAKLLELLTVQERSLAQINAHLPVVFWKSQTIHCPWRLKGAWMRHLLETHTPDLLDLTDGVRIFPQGYDPDHWVLFLPDATEPQVHLVVNGVEREWVNHWGQEYRQRLHQFMAEYHP, encoded by the coding sequence ATGATCCGGGCGGTTGTGATGGCAGGGGGGGCTGGGACCCGTTTGCGACCTTTGACCTGTGACCTGCCCAAGCCGTTGTTGCCGGTGCTCAATCGTCCCATTCTGGAGCACAGCCTGACCTGGCTGCGGGGACATGGGCTAACGGAATTGGTGGTCACGCTGCACTACTTGCCGGATACGGTGCAGTCCTATTTCCAGGACGGTCGGGACTGGGGGGTGCAGGTGTCCTATGCAGTGGAAGAGTTGCGGCCCTTGGGGACGGCGGGGTCGGTGCGCCAGGTGTTGTCCCTGCTGCCGGAGACGTTTGTGGTGGTCAGCGGCGATGTGCTGACGGATGTGCATTTACCGGCGGCGATTGCCTTTCACCGGCAGCGGGGTGCCAAACTTACGGTGATCCTGACCCAGGTGCCGGACCCAGCCGAGTTCGGGGTGGTGGTCACCGATGGGGAGGGGCGGATTGTCCGGCTGCTGGAAAAACCCACGCCGGGGGAGGTGTTTTCCGACACGGTGAATATGGGGGCCTATGTGGTGGAGCCGGAGGCGCTGGCTTACCTGCCCCCGGACCAACCGGCGGATTTTGCCCAGGATGTGCTGCCTTACCTACTGGCCCAGGGGGAGCCGGTGTACGGCTTTGTGGCCAAGGGGTACTGGTGCGATGTGGGGAATTTGGAGCGCTACCGCCAGGTGCAGTGGGATGCCCTGACGGGTAAGGTGCATGTCTCCCTGGGGTACCGGCAGGTGCAAAACGGGCTGTGGCTGGGGGAACAGGTACGTCTGGACCCGACGGTGACCTGGGAGGGGCCGGTGCTGATTGGCCATAACTGTCGCATCGGGCCGGGGGTGCAGCTGGGAGCCGGGACGGTCATTGGCGATAACTGCCTAATTGAAAGCCAGGCGGACCTGAAACGTGCCGTGCTGCTCAATGGGGTGATCGTGGGGGAGGAAAGTCACCTGCGGGCCTGTGTGGTGGGGCGGGGCAGTCGCATTGGCCGGCGGGCGCAAGTTCTCGAGGGGGCGGTGCTGGGGCATCTGTGCCAGGTGGGGGAGGAGGCCTTAGTGCAGGAGCGCTGCCGCGTTTGGCCCGGCAAGTATATCGAACCGGGGGCCACGGTCAATACCAATCTCATCTGGGGCACGGGGGCGCGGCGGCATCTGTTTGGCCTGCGGGGGGTCTCGGGGCTGGCCAATGTGGACATTACACCGGAGCTGGCCATACGGCTGGGGGCAGCGTTTGGGTCCTGTTTGCCGCCGGGGGCCAAGGTGCAGGTCTCCCGGGACCAGCGCAAGGTTTCCCGCATGATTTCCCGGTCGGTAATCGCCGGGTTGATGTCCGTGGGGGTGCAGGTGCAAAACTTGGAGGCGACGGCGATTCCTGTTAGTCGCTTGGTGGCCCGCATGTCCCGTGTCGATGGGGGTATCCATGTGCGGCTGGACCCGGACCGGGTCGGCCATGTGCTGATCGAGTTTTTGGATAGCCAGGGGGTCAACATTTCTCCGGCTCTGGAAAAAAAGATTGAAGCGACGTTGGTGCGGGAGGAGTTTCGGCGGGCGGCCCTGGCGGATATTGGTGACATGGTGATTCCGGCGCGGGTGGTGGACTGGTATTGCGAAGCCTTTGAGGAGCAGTTGCAGGTGGAGGCCATCCGCCAATCCCGGGCTAGGGTGGTGGTGGATTACGCCCATGGGGTGTCGGGTGCTCTCCTACCGGAGTTACTGGTGCGCTACGGCTGCGACCCCCTGGTGCTCAACGCCAGCTTGCGGCAAACGCCTTTGACCCCCCAGGAGCGGGAGGCGTCGCTGCAACAACTGGGGCGGGTGGTGGAGGCGGTGCGGGCCCATTTGGGGGTGCAGATTTGGGCCAATGGGGAACGCCTGGTGCTGGTGGACGAAACGGGCCAAGCTATCCAGGGGTCCCGGTTGACGGCGGTGGTGATGGAGCTGGTGCTGGCGGGACAACCCCGGGGTGCGGTGGCGGTGCCGGTGACCACCAGCAGTCTGGTAGAGCAGGTGGCCCGACATCATGAGGGGCAAGTTATTCGCACCAAAGCCAACCCCACGGCATTAATGCGCGCCTGTCAGGAAAAACCCCGCCTTCTCTGTGCCGGCAGCGGCGAATTGGGATTCATCTTTCCCCAGTTGCACCCGGGGTTTGACGCCATGTTTACCACCGCCAAGTTGCTGGAGTTACTCACGGTGCAGGAGCGGTCCCTGGCCCAGATCAATGCCCATTTGCCAGTGGTGTTTTGGAAGTCGCAAACCATTCACTGTCCCTGGCGCCTAAAAGGAGCTTGGATGCGCCATTTACTGGAAACCCACACCCCCGACCTGCTGGATTTGACCGACGGTGTGCGCATTTTTCCCCAGGGCTACGACCCGGACCACTGGGTGTTATTTCTCCCGGACGCCACCGAACCCCAGGTGCACCTGGTGGTCAACGGCGTGGAGCGGGAATGGGTGAACCATTGGGGCCAGGAATACCGCCAGCGGTTGCACCAGTTTATGGCCGAATACCACCCCTAG
- a CDS encoding GIY-YIG nuclease family protein, with the protein MSIPDQLSLFDQQQWRAMGTPGYYPTGLPPDWSPSQLHAWKQAIIQHQQAQAVTVQGDFWNSLPLVNPFTLGTESDRFFRFPQRFRQGDPCIYFVLDQAAPLVLYIGETVNSRRRWQGHHDCKVYLRHYLDVHRRLGIPTRIHWAFYWEVPRATRPRQRLEQALIRHWLPPFNKESWSRWGAPWRIHYRVSRD; encoded by the coding sequence GTGAGCATACCTGACCAATTATCCCTGTTTGACCAGCAACAGTGGCGGGCCATGGGTACTCCTGGCTACTACCCCACTGGTTTGCCGCCCGATTGGTCCCCTAGCCAATTGCACGCTTGGAAACAGGCCATTATTCAGCATCAGCAGGCCCAGGCAGTTACAGTTCAGGGGGATTTCTGGAACTCCTTGCCCCTTGTTAACCCCTTTACCCTGGGAACAGAAAGCGACCGGTTTTTTCGCTTCCCCCAGCGCTTTCGCCAGGGCGACCCCTGCATCTATTTCGTGCTGGATCAAGCCGCCCCCTTGGTGCTCTACATCGGGGAAACGGTCAACAGCCGCCGCCGCTGGCAGGGCCATCACGATTGCAAGGTCTATTTGCGCCATTACCTGGATGTCCATCGCCGCTTGGGGATACCCACCCGCATCCACTGGGCCTTTTACTGGGAGGTGCCCCGGGCAACCCGCCCCCGCCAACGCCTAGAGCAAGCGTTGATCCGGCACTGGCTGCCTCCTTTCAATAAGGAAAGCTGGTCCCGCTGGGGCGCCCCCTGGCGCATCCATTACCGGGTCAGTCGTGACTAG
- a CDS encoding SPFH domain-containing protein, giving the protein MGLLVFNVFRGQLIDVIEWLDKTNNTMVYRFERFNNEIKQGAKLIVRPGQMAVLVNEGQVADVFGEGTYELYTRNLPILSTLMAWPHGFNSPFKAEVYFFSTRNFTHLKWGTQNPITLRDKDFGAVRVRAFGTYALRIQDPRAMLEQLVSTDGLFQVEEISHQIRNEIVSSFASWLGRSQIPVLDLAAQYRELGNKVRAEIQPDLERWGIELTQLLIESISLPPEVEKVLDKRTSMGILGDMPQYAQFQAAHAIETIAQKPGASHPAVDWGMGLAMGQQIAQSMPPPPPPPVVQWHLSRHGQTLGPFSLDQLLQQGLTPDTYVWKAGMASWARAAEVPELAQRLSPLPPPPPPA; this is encoded by the coding sequence ATGGGGCTACTGGTTTTTAACGTTTTTCGCGGGCAATTGATTGATGTTATCGAATGGCTAGACAAGACCAACAACACGATGGTCTATCGGTTTGAGCGCTTTAACAATGAAATCAAACAGGGGGCCAAACTGATTGTCCGGCCTGGGCAAATGGCGGTGTTGGTCAACGAGGGGCAAGTGGCTGATGTCTTCGGCGAAGGGACTTACGAACTTTACACCCGCAATCTGCCCATTTTAAGCACGCTTATGGCCTGGCCCCACGGTTTCAATTCCCCCTTCAAAGCGGAGGTTTATTTTTTTAGCACCCGTAATTTCACCCATTTGAAATGGGGCACCCAGAATCCCATTACCCTGCGGGACAAGGATTTTGGGGCGGTGCGGGTACGGGCCTTTGGCACCTATGCCCTGCGCATCCAAGACCCCCGCGCCATGTTGGAGCAATTGGTGAGCACCGATGGCCTGTTTCAGGTTGAAGAAATCAGCCACCAAATCCGCAATGAAATCGTGTCGAGTTTTGCTAGCTGGTTGGGGCGGAGTCAAATTCCGGTGCTGGATTTGGCAGCCCAATATCGGGAGTTGGGGAACAAAGTGCGGGCTGAAATTCAACCGGACTTGGAGCGCTGGGGGATTGAATTAACTCAGTTACTGATTGAGAGCATTTCCCTGCCCCCTGAGGTGGAAAAGGTGCTGGACAAACGGACGTCCATGGGAATTCTGGGGGACATGCCGCAGTACGCCCAGTTCCAGGCGGCCCATGCTATAGAGACCATAGCCCAAAAACCAGGCGCCAGTCACCCGGCGGTGGATTGGGGCATGGGGTTAGCCATGGGGCAGCAGATTGCCCAGAGTATGCCCCCGCCGCCCCCACCCCCAGTCGTCCAATGGCATTTGTCCCGCCACGGGCAAACCTTGGGGCCATTTTCCCTAGATCAATTGCTGCAACAGGGGTTGACGCCGGATACCTACGTGTGGAAAGCGGGGATGGCTAGCTGGGCCAGGGCTGCCGAAGTGCCTGAGCTAGCCCAGCGTTTGTCGCCCCTGCCGCCCCCACCGCCACCGGCTTGA